One window from the genome of Montipora foliosa isolate CH-2021 chromosome 5, ASM3666993v2, whole genome shotgun sequence encodes:
- the LOC138002801 gene encoding craniofacial development protein 2-like, producing MKTPLKSKQVLNVACWNVRTMLDKADSSRPERRSALVAHELSRLNIDITALSEVRLADEGSLMEHGAGFTLYWSGKPSTERRLSGVGFMVRNSFASKLDRLPTGHSDRIMSMRLPLEGKQHLTLFSVYAPTLLADPADKDIFYSDLRRLLSNTPEDDKFLILGDFNARVGKDSQAWQGVLGRHGVGNCNDNGRLLLELCEEHKLAITNTIFQQKDSLKTTWMHPRSKHWHLLDYVLVRKRDLKDVLHTRVMPSAECHTDHRLVRCKLRLQFKPKHKEKGNPKKKLNIGSLCREEVKAKFQADLQKKSRRIPLHK from the coding sequence ATGAAAACACCGTTGAAAAGTAAGCAGGTCCTAAACGTTGCCTGCTGGAACGTCAGGACCATGCTTGATAAGGCTGACAGCAGCCGTCCGGAACGCCGTTCAGCTCTTGTAGCGCATGAACTCTCCCGACTTAACATCGACATAACTGCTCTCAGTGAGGTCCGTCTTGCAGACGAGGGTAGCCTCATGGAACACGGCGCTGGCTTCACCCTGTATTGGTCTGGGAAACCGTCAACCGAGAGACGCCTATCGGGCGTAGGTTTCATGGTGAGGAATTCTTTCGCCTCCAAACTGGACAGACTACCCACGGGTCACTCAGACCGCATCATGTCAATGCGCCTACCACTAGAGGGCAAACAACACCTCACGCTCTTCAGTGTCTACGCTCCCACTCTTTTGGCAGACCCTGCAGACAAAGACATCTTCTATTCCGATCTGCGCAGACTCTTGTCcaacactccagaagacgacaAGTTCCTTATCCTTGGCGACTTCAACGCTAGAGTTGGGAAGGACTCTCAAGCATGGCAAGGAGTCCTCGGAAGACACGGCGTTGGTAACTGTAACGACAACGGGCGCCTCCTGCTCGAGCTCTGTGAAGAGCACAAACTTGCCATCACCAACACAATCTTTCAACAAAAAGACAGCCTGAAAACTACTTGGATGCACCCTCGGTCAAAACATTGGCACCTACTTGATTATGTGCTCGTGCGTAAACGGGACCTGAAAGACGTTCTACATACAAGAGTGATGCCTAGTGCAGAGTGCCACACTGATCACCGCCTCGTTCGCTGCAAGCTCAGACTGCAGTTTAAACCCAAACACAAGGAAAAAGGCAATCCCAAGAAGAAACTAAACATTGGCAGCCTGTGCCGGGAGGAGGTGAAAGCCAAGTTCCAAGCAGACTTGCAGAAAAAATCTCGACGAATCCCCTTGCACAAATGA
- the LOC138004313 gene encoding NPC intracellular cholesterol transporter 1-like isoform X2, producing the protein MLLRSAMLLFLLPAILFHAQVKSEEYAKYHKKGYCVWYGQCSNDYKPKNCFYNGPAKELKDPEGVKLLNSICPELRGQRTCCDTKQLKSLVSSLQTMRQLTSRCPACWNNMRRLYCVLTCNKDQSVFLDPTSIDNKTILSISYFVSEKFKQGLYDSCKDVTFPEFNEKVMKLLCGTPAETCSPQKLLDYMGDTLNGYAPFKINFPRKLTTNLHWMNKTILKCNESFFDLQNNRTANPCSCLDCTQSSCPARQNESTNDSTVIRLVIRPTHPVPTGYHRFGDEKWIPFGPIFHLDLLNKALHLQNKISNMRVPFGSGHITLEDICYQPLAPQKHECTIPSIFQYFQNNNTRLNKCLTSMGDICNNETLTYDFKAYDFHDHILLCTRSPLSYDGRMNLPCRGAYGKAVMPYFVLRGFNGTNYKDASTLIITFLVNNFKDQTRLEKALAWEQAFVNFMRDYVNNPENENLTISYSAAERSIQDEMEHHGESNTDIDISF; encoded by the exons ATGTTGCTTCGTTCGGCGATGCTCCTGTTTCTGTTGCCGGCCATATTGTTCCATGCTCAG GTCAAAAGCGAAGAGTAtgcaaaatatcacaaaaaggGATATTGTGTCTGGTATGGTCAATGCTCAAATGACTATAAACCCAAAAACTGCTTTTACAATGGACCAGCAAAGGAGCTTAAGGATCCAGAAGGTGTAAAATTATTGAACAGCATCTGCCCTGAACTACGTGGTCAACGTACTTGCTGTGACACTAAACAGCTAAAAAGTCTGGTCTCAAGCTTGCAAACAATGAGACAACTAACATCTCGTTGCCCAGCTTGTTGGAACAACATGAGGAGGCTTTATTGTGTGTTGACGTGTAACAAGGATCAGTCTGTATTTTTGGATCCAACTTCTATTGACAATAAAACTATTCTTAGTATTAGTTACTTTGTATCAGAGAAATTCAAGCAAGGATTGTACGACTCCTGCAAAGACGTCACCTTCCCTGAGTTCAATGAAAAGGTGATGAAACTGCTTTGTGGAACACCAGCAGAAACATGTTCTCCGCAAAAGCTGCTTGATTACATGGGAGATACCTTAAATGGGTATGCTCCATTCAAAATTAACTTTCCACGAAAACTTACAACTAATCTTCACTGGATGAACAAGACAATCCTTAAATGCAATGAGTCATTTTTTGATCTTCAAAATAACAGGACAGCCAACCCATGCAGTTGTCTAGATTGCACACAGTCTTCATGCCCTGCGCGCCAGAACGAAAGTACGAATGATTCCACGGTCATTCGGCTGGTCATTCGTCCAACACATCCTGTTCCCACTGGTTACCACCGTTTTGGTGACGAAAAATGGATTCCATTTGGACCGATCTTTCATTTGGACTTATTAAATAAG gcTCTTCACCTTCAGAATAAGATTTCTAACATGAGGGTGCCATTTGGTTCAGGCCACATCACACTGGAAGACATCTGTTACCAGCCACTAGCTCCACAAAAACATGAATGTACCATTCCGAGCATCTTTCAGTACTTTCAGAACAATAACACAAGACTGAACAAGTGTCTTACCAGCATGGGAGACATCTGCAATAATGAGACGTTGACCTACGACTTCAAGGCTTATGATTTCCATGATCATATCTTGCTTTGCACAAG ATCTCCATTGTCATATGATGGCCGCATGAACCTTCCTTGCCGTGGTGCCTATGGAAAAGCAGTGATGCCATACTTTGTTCTCAGAGGATTCAACGGCACTAACTATAAAGACGCATCAACGTTAATCATCACCTTTCTCGTCAACAATTTCAAAGATCAAACCAGACTTGAAAAAGCATTAGCGTGGGAGCAGGCCTTTGTAAATTTCATGCGAGACTATGTAAATAACCCTGAGAACGAAAATCTAACCATCAGCTACAGCGCCGCCGAACGATCCATACAGGATGAAATGGAACACCACGGAGAGAGCAACACCGATATTGatatcagcttttag
- the LOC138004313 gene encoding NPC intracellular cholesterol transporter 1-like isoform X1, giving the protein MRLAIRNIQPKKFCFNAQKCELSKVKSEEYAKYHKKGYCVWYGQCSNDYKPKNCFYNGPAKELKDPEGVKLLNSICPELRGQRTCCDTKQLKSLVSSLQTMRQLTSRCPACWNNMRRLYCVLTCNKDQSVFLDPTSIDNKTILSISYFVSEKFKQGLYDSCKDVTFPEFNEKVMKLLCGTPAETCSPQKLLDYMGDTLNGYAPFKINFPRKLTTNLHWMNKTILKCNESFFDLQNNRTANPCSCLDCTQSSCPARQNESTNDSTVIRLVIRPTHPVPTGYHRFGDEKWIPFGPIFHLDLLNKALHLQNKISNMRVPFGSGHITLEDICYQPLAPQKHECTIPSIFQYFQNNNTRLNKCLTSMGDICNNETLTYDFKAYDFHDHILLCTRSPLSYDGRMNLPCRGAYGKAVMPYFVLRGFNGTNYKDASTLIITFLVNNFKDQTRLEKALAWEQAFVNFMRDYVNNPENENLTISYSAAERSIQDEMEHHGESNTDIDISF; this is encoded by the exons atgcgacttgcTATCAGGAACATACAAccaaaaaaattctgttttaacgctcaaaaatgcgaactaagcaag GTCAAAAGCGAAGAGTAtgcaaaatatcacaaaaaggGATATTGTGTCTGGTATGGTCAATGCTCAAATGACTATAAACCCAAAAACTGCTTTTACAATGGACCAGCAAAGGAGCTTAAGGATCCAGAAGGTGTAAAATTATTGAACAGCATCTGCCCTGAACTACGTGGTCAACGTACTTGCTGTGACACTAAACAGCTAAAAAGTCTGGTCTCAAGCTTGCAAACAATGAGACAACTAACATCTCGTTGCCCAGCTTGTTGGAACAACATGAGGAGGCTTTATTGTGTGTTGACGTGTAACAAGGATCAGTCTGTATTTTTGGATCCAACTTCTATTGACAATAAAACTATTCTTAGTATTAGTTACTTTGTATCAGAGAAATTCAAGCAAGGATTGTACGACTCCTGCAAAGACGTCACCTTCCCTGAGTTCAATGAAAAGGTGATGAAACTGCTTTGTGGAACACCAGCAGAAACATGTTCTCCGCAAAAGCTGCTTGATTACATGGGAGATACCTTAAATGGGTATGCTCCATTCAAAATTAACTTTCCACGAAAACTTACAACTAATCTTCACTGGATGAACAAGACAATCCTTAAATGCAATGAGTCATTTTTTGATCTTCAAAATAACAGGACAGCCAACCCATGCAGTTGTCTAGATTGCACACAGTCTTCATGCCCTGCGCGCCAGAACGAAAGTACGAATGATTCCACGGTCATTCGGCTGGTCATTCGTCCAACACATCCTGTTCCCACTGGTTACCACCGTTTTGGTGACGAAAAATGGATTCCATTTGGACCGATCTTTCATTTGGACTTATTAAATAAG gcTCTTCACCTTCAGAATAAGATTTCTAACATGAGGGTGCCATTTGGTTCAGGCCACATCACACTGGAAGACATCTGTTACCAGCCACTAGCTCCACAAAAACATGAATGTACCATTCCGAGCATCTTTCAGTACTTTCAGAACAATAACACAAGACTGAACAAGTGTCTTACCAGCATGGGAGACATCTGCAATAATGAGACGTTGACCTACGACTTCAAGGCTTATGATTTCCATGATCATATCTTGCTTTGCACAAG ATCTCCATTGTCATATGATGGCCGCATGAACCTTCCTTGCCGTGGTGCCTATGGAAAAGCAGTGATGCCATACTTTGTTCTCAGAGGATTCAACGGCACTAACTATAAAGACGCATCAACGTTAATCATCACCTTTCTCGTCAACAATTTCAAAGATCAAACCAGACTTGAAAAAGCATTAGCGTGGGAGCAGGCCTTTGTAAATTTCATGCGAGACTATGTAAATAACCCTGAGAACGAAAATCTAACCATCAGCTACAGCGCCGCCGAACGATCCATACAGGATGAAATGGAACACCACGGAGAGAGCAACACCGATATTGatatcagcttttag
- the LOC138002802 gene encoding uncharacterized protein, which yields MFFFDLKSRYHHVEIFEGHQTYLGFSWKHSISNLVKFYVFTVLPFGLSSAPHVFTKILKPLEKHWRYQGICVAVFLDDGWGIEKDSQVCGVVANAVRADLSKAGFVTNEDKSVWIPCQRLDWLGITWDSARGTIEIVDRRVVKITNTIVSIIASDFVLSARRLASLTGQ from the coding sequence ATGTTTTTCTTTGACCTGAAGAGTAGGTACCATCATGTTGAAATTTTTGAGGGCCATCAGACATATCTTGGCTTTTCCTGGAAGCATTCCATTTCCAATCTAGTGAAGTTCTATGTGTTCACAGTTTTGCCTTTCGGATTATCGTCCGCCCCTCACGTGTTCACAAAAATCCTTAAGCCTCTTGAGAAGCATTGGAGGTATCAGGGCATTTGCGTAGCTGTTTTTCTCGACGACGGATGGGGTATTGAAAAGGATTCTCAAGTGTGTGGAGTTGTCGCGAATGCCGTTAGAGCTGACCTTTCCAAGGCGGGTTTCGTTACTAACGAGGATAAGTCAGTGTGGATACCTTGTCAGAGGCTTGATTGGTTGGGTATCACTTGGGATAGTGCTCGTGGAACTATTGAAATTGTCGATAGGAGGGTTGTCAAGATAACTAATACTATTGTCAGTATTATTGCCTCTGATTTTGTTCTTTCTGCTAGAAGATTGGCCTCTCTTACAGGGCAATAA
- the LOC138004319 gene encoding uncharacterized protein: protein MSDEPIVDVKDRRENGTAALNDGHEGARPPDVKRFQREIEELSERIRDDEAKLKFLEKQTMSSSAGNFKAGPAIDRDKLLGEQCELRAQREKVIRERKQFDVELKSLNMQVQKKNDECTKLQAGLRYKSEARIDDAVRRLEHQVQAQQLKIVEEKRLVSEIDRLKRSKRNLNDYLELKQHVEQLRNKQSRLRGQRDDCVKRVNRLKAREEEVKNRLESGADTNTVEEAQKSHHAEQLKQKEELKKGLTELRTKRKLLTENLEKEKNEYHAAVKEMKAQKQREELARRKNEKLVILKEMESNRGKKKPYEKEYALCITLIGHFEKMLDTFPHLPDAVASSGAEKEPSLSPRTDAEFSGSDSEGTFLRRKSAADDLVGVFAGSGRIQRRGSRKGKRSSTKEAPRKLNLQLEVVENLLALHLSPPSSVADLPKVLEELQAKKNFCENASTSHDVLPASNNDSMTPITEEVAPEFPSLLVTSSDSENSKDVIPSESALAATNDQVQACVLAESRGDGSNSFVQVMKGETSDLYSSKLQKGCAKDNSSFGTESAVIDTCSRKKNLEESACQKLINSANELLSKEDNTYSSDFSSQVAVHNIMSNSAKNDEDKGFGPIDIMEKDGRPVEEGRTPEPPHKDTPALQEAVSISTEHGKGGAEGDVRDNEINQEDRMLFNECNATGGVSPNSLSLAEAMSNSAESENHKTCPEDETGHSKMKPINERLIEACKTCSATQGGFGLEESRREDKGRDKDEFRNSDIVQDDVLWNNAGAVGQELGTLEGATSNYAKNDKGSLMENVREIDFYPKGEICITKQCNAVPEVQSPSSCRASSPHSSNKLVDGNNLDGTFERNSLNEGGTIVKLHYEKCPA, encoded by the exons ATGAGCGATGAACCGATTGTGGATGTGAAGGATCGCCGAGAAAACGGCACCG CTGCTTTAAACGATGGTCACGAAGGGGCTAGACCACCTGATGTCAAGAGATTTCAGCgagaaatcgaggaattaagcGAAAGAATTCGGGATGACGAAGCCAAACTT AAATTCCTTGAAAAGCAAACAATGTCCAGCTCAGCTGGTAATTTCAAGGCCGGCCCCGCCATCGACAGAGACAAGTTGCTCGGTGAACAGTGTGAACTCCGTGCACAAAGAGAAAAGGTCATCCGAGAAAGAAAACAGTTTGATGTGGAGCTAAAAAGCTTAAACATGCAAGTTCAGAAAAAG AATGATGAGTGTACCAAGCTGCAAGCAGGTTTACGATACAAATCTGAGGCAAGGATTGATGATGCTGTTAG GAGGCTGGAACATCAGGTGCAAGCTCAACAGCTGAAAATTGTTGAGGAGAAGAGACTAGTTTCTGAAATCGATAGATTAAAGCGTTCAAAAAGAAATCTCAA TGACTATTTGGAGCTTAAGCAGCACGTTGAGCAGCTGCGAAACAAACAGTCAAGACTCAGGGGACAAAGAGAT GATTGTGTTAAAAGAGTGAACCGTTTGAAAGCAAGGGAAGAAGAAGTAAAGAATCGACTAGAATCAGGTGCAGATACCAACACAGTGGAAGAGGCTCAAAAGAGTCATCATGCTGAACAGTTAAAGCAAAAAGAAGAACTTAAAAAAG GGCTAACTGAGCTTCGGACCAAGAGAAAGCTCTTGACAGAAAATCTTGAAAAGGAGAAAAACGAGTATCATGCAGCTGTCAAAGAGATGAAAGCTCAAAAGCAACGGGAGGAGCTTGCAAGGAGAAAAAATGAGAAACTTGTCATTCTTAAGGAAAT GGAAAGCAACAGGGGTAAAAAAAAGCCATATGAAAAGGAGTATGCACTTTGCATCACTCTgatcggccattttgaaaagatgCTTGATACTTTTCCTCATTTGCCTGATGCGGTGGCATCCTCTGGTGCAGAGAAAGAACCAAGCTTATCCCCAAGAACTG atgcaGAATTTTCTGGCTCTGATAGTGAGGGAACTTTTTTGAGACGGAAATCAGCCGCTGATGATCTTGTTGGAGTCTTTGCTGGAAGTGGTAGAATACAGAGAAGAGGCAGCCGGAAGGGAAAGAGGTCTTCAACTAAGGAG GCCCCTCGCAAGCTAAATCTGCAGCTTGAAGTTGTGGAAAATTTGTTAGCTCTGCATTTGTCACCGCCCAGTTCTGTTGCTGATCTTCCAAAAGTTCTTGAAGAGCTGCAGGCGAAGAAG AATTTTTGTGAGAATGCCTCAACTTCACATGATGTTTTGCCAGCTTCAAATAACGACTCAATGACACCAATAACAGAAGAAGTGGCTCCTGAATTCCCGAGTTTATTGGTCACAAGCAGTGACTCAGAAAATTCTAAAGACGTCATCCCAAGTGAAAGTGCTTTGGCTGCAACAAATGACCAAGTACAAGCATGTGTATTGGCCGAATCGAGAGGTGATGGTTCAAATAGCTTTGTACAAGTAATGAAAGGAGAAACTTCAGACCTTTACAGTTCAAAGCTTCAAAAAGGGTGTGCTAAAGACAACAGTTCTTTTGGCACTGAGAGTGCTGTTATTGACACTTGCAGTCGTAAAAAAAACTTGGAGGAATCGGCTTGTCAGAAGTTAATAAATAGCGCCAATGAGCTTCTTTCTAAAGAAGACAATACATATAGCTCAGATTTTTCAAGTCAAGTTGCTGTGCATAACATTATGTCAAACTCTGCGAAAAATGACGAAGACAAAGGTTTCGGTCCCATTGATATTATGGAGAAAGATGGGCGTCCTGTGGAGGAAGGCAGAACCCCTGAACCACCACATAAGGATACGCCTGCTTTACAAGAGGCAGTGTCAATCTCCACAGAACATGGCAAAGGTGGTGCTGAGGGGGACGTCCGTGACAATGAAATTAATCAGGAAGACAGAATGCTATTTAACGAATGTAATGCAACAGGAGGTGTAAGTCCAAATTCACTTTCTTTGGCAGAAGCTATGTCAAACTCTGCTGAATCAGAAAATCATAAAACCTGTCCTGAAGACGAGACTGGTCACAGCAAAATGAAACCAATAAATGAGCGACTTATTGAAGCGTGCAAAACTTGTTCAGCAACACAAGGCGGGTTTGGATTGGAAGAGTCGAGACGTGAAGACAAAGGTCGTGATAAAGATGAATTTCGTAACAGTGATATCGTGCAAGATGATGTGCTGTGGAATAACGCAGGTGCTGTAGGTCAAGAGTTGGGTACTTTGGAAGGCGCCACGTCCAACTACGCCAAAAATGACAAAGGTAGTCTTATGGAAAACGTCCGTGAAATTGATTTTTACCCGAAAGGTGAGATCTGCATTACCAAGCAGTGCAATGCAGTTCCCGAGGTACAAAGTCCTAGCAGTTGTAGGGCTTCTTCTCCTCATAGTAGCAACAAGTTGGTTGACGGCAACAATTTGGATGGCACCTTTGAAAGAAACTCTTTAAACGAGGGCGGAACTATAGTAAAACTGCATTACGAGAAGTGTCCTGCCTAG